A single Nerophis ophidion isolate RoL-2023_Sa linkage group LG26, RoL_Noph_v1.0, whole genome shotgun sequence DNA region contains:
- the stil gene encoding SCL-interrupting locus protein homolog isoform X1: MSLPVNLRDLPAGVFQQVFSPENVSVRPAGKPLTSLSFPKTRSALWDESPVGEKLRLQLCSPRMPRLLLREKALRLAQRHARRCKKSHFPFFFLGSVSVDADEEGVTVNLDRFDPGRDQPGTTDRVPTVLVPGDVLVPCVISSEKTCDGIIQSEAELYSSSSDLQRYVSGRQTLNLSQLIKVKGRISCQMQADAALFDLSWSYVCPSTCLDVQPVRAIPIIPTALHRSLTSLGRPPPTTNHQRGFLTMDKTRKLVLVLESDPKASKLPLVGLWMSAVIHVGNPQVWAWCLRFLFSSALQDRVLSENGSFLLVIFGSTHRAPQFFQCRGSDSGSDSGQMDCRLLSATEAITLYKEVAPADQQNLHFDLSPERNLRPIQAPRHAQGSFSSRAPPPAVLSISNHDSGVEDNDVSPRPSLGPHFPAQQTLHVQPSVPELSLLIDNSFISNHNLQQDTDLSPHSQPPPSENAPSSAPPAQLHSTPIADIPRPCTCCSVHAHECTPVVPSVFHGSTQTSAPSSLHPAPSPLPDSASPDTCPVSCSDVLPVPVPEKEDSPFPNPASPTLLGCQCKKGPQAEGISLDFYVQQLYILQAQVKTLLENLGDPPAPKTMTSIAVETGASLYWGDQTPPTPVSEPHAPSSPSPAPHDYVIRSMGGAEERYIARQEAVRPAAINPRKRTEVHGDVQQRDSNGPILRDIASNSMFGSEVAGILEEPALDREQHSWLLKEDNLPVMHQMFSPNSVMLDNNMSVDTLNFITKVQREDFCEFPPRRRQTERGRAQPPTQSQLFREVRSKMKLLAGNILEDKENTAAGTPVGYVLDQLTPLPHFL; the protein is encoded by the exons GCCTGCAGGAAAGCCCCTGACGTCCCTGAGCTTCCCCAAAACCAGATCTGCTCTGTGGGATGAGAGTCCTGTAGGAGAAAAGCTCCGCCTCCAGCTGTGCTCTCCCAG GATGCCTCGGCTCCTCCTGCGGGAGAAAGCTCTTCGTCTGGCGCAGCGTCACGCCCGCCGCTGCAAAAAGTCGCATTTTCCGTTCTTCTTCCTGGGCTCCGTCTCCGTGGATGCAG ATGAGGAGGGTGTGACTGTCAATCTGGACCGGTTTGATCCAGGTCGAGACCAACCGGGAACAACAGATCGCGTTCCCACTGTTTTGGTACCGGGAGATGTCCTGGTTCCGTGTGTAATCTCCTCTGAGAAGACATGTGACGGCATCATCCAATCCGAGGCCGAGCTGTATTCCTCCTCCTCT GACTTGCAGCGCTACGTCAGCGGCCGACAGACCCTCAATCTGTCTCAGCTCATAAAGGTCAAGGGTCGTATCAGCTGCCAAATGCAGGCCGACGCTGCGCTCTTCGATCTCAGCTGGTCGTATGTCTGCCCGTCCACCTGCCTGGACGTCCAGCCGGTCCGAGCCATCCCCATCATTCCCACGGCGCTACACAGGAGTCTGACCAGCCTGGGCCGGCCGCCGCCCACCACCAACCACCAGCGAGG GTTTCTGACCATGGATAAGACCAGGAAGCTGGTTTTGGTGCTGGAATCCGACCCCAAAGCCTCCAAGCTGCCGCTGGTCGGGCT CTGGATGAGTGCCGTCATCCACGTGGGCAATCCTCAGGTGTGGGCCTGGTGTCTGCGGTTCCTCTTTAGCTCCGCCCTCCAGGACAG GGTACTGTCAGAAAATGGCTCTTTCCTGCTCGTCATCTTTGGCTCCACCCACAGAGCCCCTCAGTTCTTCCAGTGTCGAGGCTCTGATTCTGGTTCTGACAGTGGCCAAATGGACTGCCGGTTGTTAAGCGCCACCGAAGCCATCACGCTCTACAAG GAGGTGGCGCCGGCAGACCAGCAGAATTTGCACTTTGATTTGAGTCCGGAACGCAACTTGAGGCCGATCCAAGCGCCCCGACATGCTCAGGGCTCCTTCAGCAG TAGAGCTCCACCCCCTGCCGTCCTGTCCATCAGTAACCACGACTCGGGAGTGGAGGACAATGACGTCTCACCGAGACCTTCGCTAGGGCCGCACTTTCCCGCTCAACAG ACTCTACACGTTCAACCGTCTGTTCCAGAACTTTCCCTGCTGATTGACAACAGTTTCATCTCCAATCACAACCTGCAGCAGGACACTGACTTGTCGCCCCACAGCCAGCCTCCTCCTTCAGAAAACGCCCCCTCTTCTGCTCCTCCCGCCCAGCTCCACAGCACCCCCATCGCTGACATCCCGCGGCCATGCACCTGTTGCTCCGTACATGCACACGAATGCACGCCGGTGGTCCCATCTGTGTTCCACGGCTCTACCCAAACGTCTGCCCCTTCCAGTCTTCACCCTGCTCCTTCTCCTCTGCCGGACTCCGCCTCCCCCGACACATGCCCAGTTTCCTGTTCCGACGTCCTTCCTGTTCCAGTCCCGGAGAAGGAGGACTCTCCCTTCCCTAACCCTGCTTCTCCCACATTACTCGGCTGCCAATGCAAGAAAGGACCACAGGCGGAGGGGATTTCACTTGACTTTTATGTGCAGCAGCTCTACATCCTGCAAGCTCAG GTCAAAACGCTTTTGGAGAATCTGGGCGACCCACCGGCCCCCAAGACCATGACCAGTATTGCCGTGGAAACGG GCGCCAGTCTCTATTGGGGGGATCAAACCCCTCCCACTCCGGTAAGCGAACCCCACGCTCCGTCCTCCCCTTCTCCAGCACCACATGACTATGTCATCAGGTCCATGGGCGGAGCCGAGGAACGTTATATCGCTCGCCAAGAGGCTGTTCGCCCGGCTGCTATCAATCCCAG GAAGAGGACGGAGGTCCACGGGGACGTGCAGCAGCGAGATTCGAACGGTCCGATTCTGCGAGACATCGCCAGCAACAG CATGTTTGGGTCCGAGGTGGCAGGCATCCTCGAGGAACCCGCTCTCGACCGTGAGCAGCACAGCTGGCTGCTGAAAGAAGACAACCTGCCCGTGATGCACCAGATGTTCTCCCCAAACTCAGTCATGCTGGACAACAACATGTCCGTGGACACCCTGAATTTCATAACCAAAGTCCAGAGAGAAGACTTCTGCGAATTTCCGCCACGCCGGCGACAGACCGAAAGAGGCAGAGCGCAGCCCCCCACGCAGAGTCAGCTGTTCAGGGAGGTGCGATCCAAGATGAAGCTTCTGGCCGGCAACATCCTCGAGGACAAGGAGAACACGGCTGCTGGCACGCCGGTGGGGTACGTGCTGGACCAACTCACACCGCTACCCCATTTCCTTTAA
- the stil gene encoding SCL-interrupting locus protein homolog isoform X2: MSLPVNLRDLPAGVFQQVFSPENVSVRPAGKPLTSLSFPKTRSALWDESPVGEKLRLQLCSPRMPRLLLREKALRLAQRHARRCKKSHFPFFFLGSVSVDADEEGVTVNLDRFDPGRDQPGTTDRVPTVLVPGDVLVPCVISSEKTCDGIIQSEAELYSSSSDLQRYVSGRQTLNLSQLIKVKGRISCQMQADAALFDLSWSYVCPSTCLDVQPVRAIPIIPTALHRSLTSLGRPPPTTNHQRGFLTMDKTRKLVLVLESDPKASKLPLVGLWMSAVIHVGNPQVWAWCLRFLFSSALQDRVLSENGSFLLVIFGSTHRAPQFFQCRGSDSGSDSGQMDCRLLSATEAITLYKEVAPADQQNLHFDLSPERNLRPIQAPRHAQGSFSRAPPPAVLSISNHDSGVEDNDVSPRPSLGPHFPAQQTLHVQPSVPELSLLIDNSFISNHNLQQDTDLSPHSQPPPSENAPSSAPPAQLHSTPIADIPRPCTCCSVHAHECTPVVPSVFHGSTQTSAPSSLHPAPSPLPDSASPDTCPVSCSDVLPVPVPEKEDSPFPNPASPTLLGCQCKKGPQAEGISLDFYVQQLYILQAQVKTLLENLGDPPAPKTMTSIAVETGASLYWGDQTPPTPVSEPHAPSSPSPAPHDYVIRSMGGAEERYIARQEAVRPAAINPRKRTEVHGDVQQRDSNGPILRDIASNSMFGSEVAGILEEPALDREQHSWLLKEDNLPVMHQMFSPNSVMLDNNMSVDTLNFITKVQREDFCEFPPRRRQTERGRAQPPTQSQLFREVRSKMKLLAGNILEDKENTAAGTPVGYVLDQLTPLPHFL; encoded by the exons GCCTGCAGGAAAGCCCCTGACGTCCCTGAGCTTCCCCAAAACCAGATCTGCTCTGTGGGATGAGAGTCCTGTAGGAGAAAAGCTCCGCCTCCAGCTGTGCTCTCCCAG GATGCCTCGGCTCCTCCTGCGGGAGAAAGCTCTTCGTCTGGCGCAGCGTCACGCCCGCCGCTGCAAAAAGTCGCATTTTCCGTTCTTCTTCCTGGGCTCCGTCTCCGTGGATGCAG ATGAGGAGGGTGTGACTGTCAATCTGGACCGGTTTGATCCAGGTCGAGACCAACCGGGAACAACAGATCGCGTTCCCACTGTTTTGGTACCGGGAGATGTCCTGGTTCCGTGTGTAATCTCCTCTGAGAAGACATGTGACGGCATCATCCAATCCGAGGCCGAGCTGTATTCCTCCTCCTCT GACTTGCAGCGCTACGTCAGCGGCCGACAGACCCTCAATCTGTCTCAGCTCATAAAGGTCAAGGGTCGTATCAGCTGCCAAATGCAGGCCGACGCTGCGCTCTTCGATCTCAGCTGGTCGTATGTCTGCCCGTCCACCTGCCTGGACGTCCAGCCGGTCCGAGCCATCCCCATCATTCCCACGGCGCTACACAGGAGTCTGACCAGCCTGGGCCGGCCGCCGCCCACCACCAACCACCAGCGAGG GTTTCTGACCATGGATAAGACCAGGAAGCTGGTTTTGGTGCTGGAATCCGACCCCAAAGCCTCCAAGCTGCCGCTGGTCGGGCT CTGGATGAGTGCCGTCATCCACGTGGGCAATCCTCAGGTGTGGGCCTGGTGTCTGCGGTTCCTCTTTAGCTCCGCCCTCCAGGACAG GGTACTGTCAGAAAATGGCTCTTTCCTGCTCGTCATCTTTGGCTCCACCCACAGAGCCCCTCAGTTCTTCCAGTGTCGAGGCTCTGATTCTGGTTCTGACAGTGGCCAAATGGACTGCCGGTTGTTAAGCGCCACCGAAGCCATCACGCTCTACAAG GAGGTGGCGCCGGCAGACCAGCAGAATTTGCACTTTGATTTGAGTCCGGAACGCAACTTGAGGCCGATCCAAGCGCCCCGACATGCTCAGGGCTCCTTCAGCAG AGCTCCACCCCCTGCCGTCCTGTCCATCAGTAACCACGACTCGGGAGTGGAGGACAATGACGTCTCACCGAGACCTTCGCTAGGGCCGCACTTTCCCGCTCAACAG ACTCTACACGTTCAACCGTCTGTTCCAGAACTTTCCCTGCTGATTGACAACAGTTTCATCTCCAATCACAACCTGCAGCAGGACACTGACTTGTCGCCCCACAGCCAGCCTCCTCCTTCAGAAAACGCCCCCTCTTCTGCTCCTCCCGCCCAGCTCCACAGCACCCCCATCGCTGACATCCCGCGGCCATGCACCTGTTGCTCCGTACATGCACACGAATGCACGCCGGTGGTCCCATCTGTGTTCCACGGCTCTACCCAAACGTCTGCCCCTTCCAGTCTTCACCCTGCTCCTTCTCCTCTGCCGGACTCCGCCTCCCCCGACACATGCCCAGTTTCCTGTTCCGACGTCCTTCCTGTTCCAGTCCCGGAGAAGGAGGACTCTCCCTTCCCTAACCCTGCTTCTCCCACATTACTCGGCTGCCAATGCAAGAAAGGACCACAGGCGGAGGGGATTTCACTTGACTTTTATGTGCAGCAGCTCTACATCCTGCAAGCTCAG GTCAAAACGCTTTTGGAGAATCTGGGCGACCCACCGGCCCCCAAGACCATGACCAGTATTGCCGTGGAAACGG GCGCCAGTCTCTATTGGGGGGATCAAACCCCTCCCACTCCGGTAAGCGAACCCCACGCTCCGTCCTCCCCTTCTCCAGCACCACATGACTATGTCATCAGGTCCATGGGCGGAGCCGAGGAACGTTATATCGCTCGCCAAGAGGCTGTTCGCCCGGCTGCTATCAATCCCAG GAAGAGGACGGAGGTCCACGGGGACGTGCAGCAGCGAGATTCGAACGGTCCGATTCTGCGAGACATCGCCAGCAACAG CATGTTTGGGTCCGAGGTGGCAGGCATCCTCGAGGAACCCGCTCTCGACCGTGAGCAGCACAGCTGGCTGCTGAAAGAAGACAACCTGCCCGTGATGCACCAGATGTTCTCCCCAAACTCAGTCATGCTGGACAACAACATGTCCGTGGACACCCTGAATTTCATAACCAAAGTCCAGAGAGAAGACTTCTGCGAATTTCCGCCACGCCGGCGACAGACCGAAAGAGGCAGAGCGCAGCCCCCCACGCAGAGTCAGCTGTTCAGGGAGGTGCGATCCAAGATGAAGCTTCTGGCCGGCAACATCCTCGAGGACAAGGAGAACACGGCTGCTGGCACGCCGGTGGGGTACGTGCTGGACCAACTCACACCGCTACCCCATTTCCTTTAA
- the serpinc1 gene encoding antithrombin-III: protein MPSTDWLLLLSLLSLVSGSAPADVCDAKPKDLPLEPRCVYRKPEADAPEEPTEGPVPESTNPRVWELSKANARFALALYQQVALGRTPASNIFMSPLSVSTAFAMTKLGACEDTLRQIMKVFEFDSIKEKTSDQVHFFFAKLNCRLYRKKGATTDLISANRLFGDKSLRFNATYQNISEVVYGAKLLPLNFKEQPEQSRLAINRWVANQTEDRIQDTLPPGAIDANAVLVLVNTIYFKGQWEKKFDKDNVYEFDFHVDAGHTCPVHMMFQENKFRYARLPRDGVQILEMPYRGRDITMVLVLPGPEVPLAQLEAGLDLGTLSGWLDKMEETSVSVHVPRFRVEDRVRLKETLQNLGLTHLFSPKLASLPGMLEDGGDGVYISDAFHKAFLEVNEEGSEAAAVTAVVATGRSINLNREIFMASRPFLLFIRESSINTLLFMGRVANPCAL from the exons ATGCCGTCCACCGATTGGCTGTTGCTTCTGAGCCTGCTGTCGCTGGTCTCTGGCTCCGCCCCCGCCGACGTTTGCGACGCCAAACCCAAAGACCTCCCGCTAGAGCCGCGCTGCGTCTACCGCAAGCCCGAGGCCGACGCCCCTGAGGAGCCGACGGAGGGTCCGGTCCCCGAGTCCACCAACCCTCGGGTGTGGGAGCTGTCCAAGGCCAACGCACGCTTCGCCCTGGCGCTCTACCAGCAGGTGGCGCTGGGCAGGACGCCGGCCAGCAACATCTTCATGTCTCCCCTCAGCGTCTCCACCGCCTTCGCCATGACCAAACTGGGCGCCTGCGAGGACACGCTGCGGCAGATCATGAAG GTGTTCGAGTTCGATTCCATCAAGGAGAAGACGTCGGACCAGGTGCACTTCTTCTTCGCCAAGCTCAACTGTCGCCTGTACAGGAAGAAGGGCGCCACCACCGACCTCATCTCCGCCAACCGCCTCTTCGGCGACAAGTCGCTGCGCTTCAACGCCACCTACCAGAACATCAGCGAGGTCGTGTACGGCGCCAAGCTGCTGCCGCTCAACTTCAAG GAGCAGCCCGAACAATCCCGCCTCGCCATCAACCGCTGGGTCGCCAACCAGACCGAAGACCGCATCCAGGACACGCTGCCGCCGGGCGCCATAGACGCCAACGCGGTCCTGGTCCTGGTCAACACCATCTACTTCAAG GGTCAGTGGGAGAAGAAGTTTGACAAGGACAACGTGTACGAGTTCGACTTCCACGTGGACGCCGGCCACACCTGCCCGGTCCACATGATGTTCCAGGAAAACAAGTTCCGCTACGCCCGCCTGCCCCGAGATGGCGTGCAGATCCTGGAGATGCCGTACCGGGGCCGTGACATCACCATGGTTTTGGTGCTGCCCGGCCCGGAGGTCCCGCTGGCGCAG TTGGAGGCGGGGCTTGACCTGGGCACCCTAAGCGGCTGGTTGGACAAGATGGAGGAGACCAGCGTTTCCGTGCACGTCCCTCGCTTCCGGGTCGAAGACCGGGTCCGCCTCAAGGAGACGCTGCAGAACTTGGGCCTGACACACCTGTTCAGTCCCAAACTGGCCAGCttgccag GCATGTTGGAGGACGGCGGCGATGGCGTTTACATCTCGGACGCCTTCCACAAAGCCTTCCTGGAG GTCAACGAGGAAGGCAGCGAGGCGGCGGCCGTCACCGCCGTGGTGGCCACCGGTCGCTCCATCAACTTGAACCGGGAGATCTTCATGGCCAGTCGGCCGTTCCTGCTCTTCATCCGAGAGTCTTCCATCAACACGCTGCTCTTCATGGGCCGCGTGGCCAACCCCTGTGCCCTTTGA